A region from the Roseovarius sp. S88 genome encodes:
- a CDS encoding type IV secretion system protein B4, translating into MPRDQALDHRTMTPDWYARETRLAHMLPYVSLVDDRTVRTRVNELFQCIRLDGVNSYTTDDTYLDKVTALFARIIAQLGPEFSYYVHKVSKAITPDLEPVREDSFAGEVDRLWRAKLETSGLRDKTLTLTVIHRPPPKSVLPFLNRSAPDRLKEATKKRLRRLGEAVSVFVSGLTELNPRVLTAESGELIGFLGALNTGQELPLYPANTYGFLSFNVANTRVTFQGDHFELSEGVVGHRYGKSFTIGEYSEATSCTMFDMLNLPVDMIVTHSFTPINSNLMAGRIKRQKRQMQASQDAALSLMEALDIAADDLEAKRQSFGEHHMVVTIFCDTLDELQMLSAEIVNAAVAEGVKMIGERVAAKAHYLSQHPGNQPKRVRASAITNRNFADFAAFHRTQLGKPAEKTPWDKVITYLPTPEQSAYRFSYHEQGSPEKEPTSGHTLIMGRPGSGKSVLSAFLMTQARRAGARIFVFDYRLGMEMAVRANGGRYASLKAGQPTGLNPLWTETDARGTAWLSDWLATLLYRADKPLTPAQTNRIQEVVRQNAQAANPALRNWRDFASLFVSTDDGGDLHQRLLEWTEEGRYGWIFGQTLEDTFSLEGDVVGFDLTGILDSEAEKERMAVLTYLFRRVEREIEDRRPTIIVIDEAWKALDNAYFAERLSNWLVTARKQNTVAVMMTQYASQLERTRTGKTIVEAVPTQILLPNIRAHAADYAMLNLYEKELDVLLNTGSDSRLALIRDDQGSIVVDADLSALGPNLTILGGMEKGEALVGADYRNRPDFWRLS; encoded by the coding sequence ATGCCCCGTGACCAAGCGCTCGATCACCGCACAATGACGCCCGACTGGTACGCCCGCGAAACCCGTCTCGCGCATATGCTTCCTTACGTCAGCCTGGTCGATGACCGCACCGTGCGAACCCGGGTCAACGAGCTCTTTCAGTGCATCCGGCTCGACGGGGTCAATAGCTACACGACGGATGATACCTATCTCGACAAGGTGACCGCGCTCTTTGCCCGGATCATCGCGCAGCTGGGGCCGGAGTTCAGTTACTATGTCCACAAGGTCTCGAAGGCGATCACGCCAGACCTCGAGCCAGTGCGCGAGGATAGTTTTGCTGGAGAAGTTGACCGCCTGTGGCGTGCGAAACTCGAGACCAGCGGGTTGCGCGACAAAACCTTGACGCTCACCGTCATTCATCGCCCGCCTCCCAAAAGCGTCCTGCCCTTCCTGAACCGCAGCGCGCCGGACCGGCTGAAGGAAGCAACCAAGAAGCGACTGCGTCGTTTGGGCGAGGCCGTAAGTGTGTTCGTGTCGGGCCTGACAGAGCTGAACCCGCGCGTGCTCACGGCCGAAAGTGGCGAACTCATTGGCTTTCTGGGCGCGCTCAATACCGGCCAGGAATTGCCGCTTTATCCGGCCAATACCTACGGCTTCCTGTCTTTCAACGTCGCCAACACGCGAGTGACGTTCCAAGGCGATCACTTCGAGCTTTCCGAGGGTGTCGTGGGGCATCGCTACGGCAAGAGCTTCACCATCGGGGAATACTCCGAGGCCACCTCCTGCACCATGTTCGACATGCTGAACCTGCCGGTCGACATGATCGTCACGCATTCCTTCACACCGATCAATTCAAACCTCATGGCGGGTCGGATCAAGCGGCAAAAGCGCCAGATGCAAGCCAGCCAGGATGCGGCCCTGTCGCTCATGGAGGCGCTCGACATCGCCGCCGACGATCTAGAGGCCAAGCGTCAAAGCTTCGGCGAGCACCACATGGTCGTGACAATCTTCTGCGACACGCTGGACGAATTGCAAATGCTCAGCGCCGAGATCGTCAACGCCGCCGTCGCCGAAGGCGTGAAGATGATCGGCGAGCGCGTCGCGGCAAAAGCCCACTACCTAAGCCAACATCCCGGCAACCAGCCCAAGCGCGTCCGCGCCAGCGCGATCACAAATCGCAACTTCGCGGATTTCGCGGCGTTCCACCGGACCCAGCTCGGCAAACCTGCTGAGAAAACACCCTGGGACAAGGTCATCACCTATCTGCCCACGCCCGAGCAGAGCGCTTACCGGTTTTCATATCACGAACAAGGCTCGCCCGAGAAAGAGCCGACCAGCGGGCATACGCTGATCATGGGGCGGCCCGGCTCAGGCAAGTCGGTCCTCTCGGCATTCCTCATGACGCAAGCCCGTCGAGCAGGGGCGCGGATCTTCGTCTTCGATTACCGTCTCGGTATGGAGATGGCGGTCCGCGCCAATGGCGGGCGCTACGCGTCTTTGAAAGCTGGGCAACCCACAGGGCTCAACCCGCTGTGGACGGAAACTGACGCGCGTGGCACGGCGTGGCTCTCGGACTGGCTCGCCACCCTGCTCTACCGTGCCGACAAGCCGCTCACACCTGCGCAGACCAACCGCATCCAGGAGGTCGTCCGCCAGAACGCGCAAGCCGCAAACCCGGCCCTACGGAACTGGCGGGATTTCGCATCGCTCTTTGTGTCCACCGACGATGGCGGCGATCTGCATCAGCGCCTTCTCGAATGGACCGAAGAGGGTCGCTACGGCTGGATATTCGGCCAGACGTTGGAAGACACGTTCTCGCTGGAAGGCGATGTGGTTGGCTTCGATCTCACCGGGATTCTCGACAGCGAGGCGGAAAAGGAACGCATGGCCGTGCTCACCTATCTCTTCCGCCGGGTTGAGCGCGAGATCGAGGATCGCCGCCCCACCATCATCGTGATCGACGAGGCCTGGAAAGCGCTCGACAACGCGTATTTCGCCGAGCGGCTCTCCAACTGGCTGGTCACCGCGCGCAAGCAGAACACCGTCGCGGTGATGATGACGCAATACGCCAGTCAGCTCGAGCGTACGCGGACCGGCAAGACCATTGTCGAGGCTGTGCCCACGCAAATCCTGCTCCCAAACATCCGCGCCCATGCCGCCGATTACGCGATGCTGAACCTCTATGAGAAGGAACTCGACGTTCTTCTCAACACCGGCAGCGACAGCCGCCTTGC
- a CDS encoding type IV secretion system protein VirB3, with protein MAERSPLFLGLVRPPKLLGLPIMYAMVWLFGSVLLFVWVQHIAVLGVAALLYPLLWKAADWDPRFIDVMMTALQETPPTRNRSIHGGDSYAP; from the coding sequence GTGGCTGAGCGCTCACCCCTCTTTCTCGGCCTCGTGCGGCCGCCCAAGCTGCTGGGCCTGCCCATCATGTATGCGATGGTCTGGCTCTTCGGCTCGGTGCTCCTCTTCGTCTGGGTCCAGCACATCGCGGTGCTGGGCGTGGCTGCCCTGCTCTACCCATTGCTTTGGAAGGCCGCGGACTGGGATCCGCGCTTCATCGACGTGATGATGACGGCACTACAGGAAACACCGCCGACGCGGAACCGCTCGATTCATGGCGGGGACAGCTATGCCCCGTGA
- a CDS encoding TrbC/VirB2 family protein: MRQISNQFVAALAIFLLIAEPALAQSIDLSPIQSLLQGIVDALTGPLGVVIATLAVLGVFLSWFFNIIDLRQALWVLVGIAGVAAAPTIVAAVFAGG, translated from the coding sequence ATGAGACAGATTTCAAACCAATTCGTCGCCGCGCTGGCGATCTTCCTGCTCATTGCCGAACCCGCCCTTGCGCAAAGCATTGATCTCTCGCCGATTCAGAGCCTGCTGCAAGGGATCGTCGATGCCCTGACCGGCCCGCTTGGCGTCGTCATCGCAACGCTGGCAGTGCTGGGCGTATTCCTGAGCTGGTTCTTCAATATCATCGATCTGCGCCAGGCCCTCTGGGTGCTTGTCGGCATCGCCGGTGTTGCCGCCGCTCCCACCATCGTCGCCGCGGTCTTTGCTGGTGGCTGA
- a CDS encoding lytic transglycosylase domain-containing protein — protein sequence MVLVMESDGSLTPSRSQDSFARNYNDGIGQGSAANELAILGETDLGPDEIQMAALSRPAPLPRADVLAAIEATALRYASHPGLRRTELSVRDWLTLYRANIEVESAYRQDAVSSAGAIGLGQLMPATARDLGVDPRDLLQNLDGSARYLAMMLETFSDPRLALAAYNAGPDALRQYGGIPPYRETQNHVARVMAVVARLEGSNS from the coding sequence ATGGTACTGGTCATGGAGAGCGACGGCTCTCTGACCCCGTCGCGTTCTCAGGACAGCTTTGCCCGCAATTACAATGACGGCATCGGCCAGGGGTCCGCTGCTAATGAGCTGGCGATCCTCGGCGAGACTGACCTTGGGCCAGACGAAATCCAGATGGCAGCCCTCTCGCGGCCTGCTCCCCTACCCCGCGCCGATGTTCTGGCGGCCATCGAGGCCACCGCCCTTCGTTACGCCAGTCATCCCGGGCTGCGCCGCACAGAACTTTCGGTTCGCGATTGGCTGACCCTCTACCGCGCCAATATCGAAGTCGAGAGCGCCTACCGTCAGGATGCGGTCTCGAGCGCAGGCGCTATTGGCCTTGGTCAATTGATGCCGGCGACGGCGCGCGATCTTGGTGTTGACCCGCGCGATCTCCTTCAGAACCTCGATGGCTCCGCCCGCTACCTCGCGATGATGCTGGAGACGTTCAGCGATCCGCGCCTTGCCCTCGCAGCCTACAACGCCGGGCCCGACGCTTTGCGCCAGTACGGCGGCATTCCCCCTTACCGAGAAACCCAGAACCACGTGGCCCGTGTCATGGCCGTCGTGGCCCGATTGGAAGGATCAAATTCATGA
- a CDS encoding helix-turn-helix domain-containing protein — MSKTIWSTGHLALCQSLVEARKHAGLGQKDLADRLDCHQSFVARIESGQRRIDVVEFIVLSRALGFDLSEVLAIVEAATEPDHKI, encoded by the coding sequence GTGTCGAAAACAATCTGGAGTACCGGGCATCTGGCCCTTTGTCAGTCTTTGGTCGAGGCCCGAAAACACGCGGGTCTGGGGCAGAAAGACTTGGCGGACAGGCTCGACTGTCATCAGTCTTTCGTGGCGCGCATTGAAAGTGGCCAGCGACGGATCGACGTTGTCGAGTTCATCGTATTGTCCCGGGCGCTTGGCTTCGACTTATCGGAGGTTCTGGCGATCGTCGAAGCCGCCACGGAGCCCGACCACAAGATTTGA
- a CDS encoding methyltransferase family protein, which produces MLIIIGLLIAVATLGALVWSIACPARRIWPPKAYSVWTPILVWVPTFALFGTLIALGVIGWGQMELPVWMRYGLGIPIIVLSNIVVWSAVRGFGIAQTGGAQGTLKTDGLYRYSRNPQYVADACMILGWLLLSSSVAALLVGAAAITVLLFAPHAEESWMKERYGEAYEAYLKVTPRFFG; this is translated from the coding sequence GTGCTTATAATCATCGGCCTTTTGATTGCCGTGGCAACTCTCGGTGCGCTGGTTTGGTCGATCGCCTGTCCTGCGAGGCGCATATGGCCACCGAAAGCCTACAGTGTCTGGACGCCGATCCTTGTTTGGGTTCCCACCTTCGCATTGTTTGGGACGCTCATTGCACTTGGAGTGATTGGCTGGGGCCAAATGGAGTTGCCGGTTTGGATGCGGTATGGGTTGGGCATCCCAATCATCGTATTGTCGAATATCGTGGTCTGGAGTGCCGTCCGAGGATTTGGAATTGCTCAGACAGGTGGTGCTCAGGGTACGCTTAAGACCGACGGCCTGTATCGCTACTCGCGAAATCCGCAATATGTTGCAGATGCCTGCATGATTTTAGGATGGCTCCTGCTTTCCTCTTCCGTAGCGGCACTTCTCGTGGGCGCGGCTGCAATAACTGTTCTTCTTTTTGCACCCCATGCAGAGGAAAGTTGGATGAAAGAACGCTACGGCGAAGCTTACGAAGCCTACTTGAAAGTGACACCTAGGTTCTTTGGATAA
- a CDS encoding cation diffusion facilitator family transporter, translated as MPHDHHGHSHAHLDPSSGDRRVAIAIWANGLLTVAQIVGGIFAGSLALIADALHNFSDMAALVIAFAARKIARRPADERMTFGYGRIETVAALINYTTLIMIGLYLIYEGGMRLFEPPEVQGWTVVIIAGLALVIDALTAALTYSMQKGSQNIRALFLHNLSDALASVAVIVGGTLIILYDMRWVDPAITIGIAIYILYLAFAEIGGPIRTLMLGSPPDIDGGEVVAVLRQTDGVKDVHHVHLWQMEENAPALDAHVVVEDTAWARLEQLKSELKSRIGAEFGITHSTLEFERNGVCDGKAPLFGHDKLHSQ; from the coding sequence ATGCCGCATGATCACCACGGTCATAGCCATGCCCACTTGGACCCATCCAGCGGGGATCGCCGCGTGGCCATTGCGATTTGGGCCAACGGTCTTCTGACCGTTGCGCAGATCGTGGGCGGCATTTTTGCAGGCTCACTCGCTCTGATCGCGGATGCGCTCCATAACTTCTCGGACATGGCGGCGCTTGTCATTGCCTTTGCGGCCCGCAAGATCGCGCGTCGGCCTGCCGATGAACGGATGACGTTTGGCTATGGCCGGATCGAGACCGTGGCAGCACTGATCAATTACACGACGCTGATCATGATCGGCCTTTATCTGATCTACGAAGGCGGCATGCGCTTGTTTGAACCACCCGAGGTTCAGGGGTGGACTGTCGTCATCATCGCGGGATTAGCGTTGGTGATCGACGCCCTGACAGCGGCGCTGACCTATTCTATGCAGAAGGGCAGCCAGAACATCCGCGCCTTGTTCCTGCACAACCTGTCCGACGCTTTGGCCTCGGTCGCCGTGATCGTCGGCGGCACGCTCATTATTCTCTACGACATGCGTTGGGTTGATCCCGCGATCACGATTGGGATCGCGATTTACATCCTGTACCTGGCATTCGCTGAGATTGGTGGCCCGATCCGGACGCTTATGCTCGGCAGTCCACCGGACATCGACGGAGGGGAGGTGGTGGCCGTTCTGCGCCAAACAGATGGCGTTAAGGACGTCCACCACGTGCACTTGTGGCAGATGGAAGAAAACGCACCAGCACTCGATGCACATGTCGTCGTTGAGGACACAGCTTGGGCCCGGCTAGAGCAGTTAAAGTCTGAGTTAAAGTCACGAATTGGTGCAGAATTCGGGATTACACATTCCACGCTAGAGTTCGAGCGCAACGGTGTCTGTGACGGTAAGGCTCCACTGTTCGGCCATGACAAGCTCCACAGTCAGTAG
- a CDS encoding transglutaminase-like domain-containing protein: MAHENPLLTATPILDFGAAPIAQLIDGRGWRDLSDTDKIGAVYDFVRNEIAFGYNRADDIPASEVLSDGYGQCNTKGTLLMALLRGVGIKCRIHGFTIHKGLQRGVVPELVYPIAPEEILHSWIEVELDGRWINLEGFILDSAFLKILQSSFADRENLCGFGAGTDCLSAPPVEWNGQDTYIQETGIVQDFGTFDTPDVFYAEHEQKFGRLRGWLYRNIIRHWMNARVRAFRAGRLKPDASVAHQHEGETHAA; the protein is encoded by the coding sequence ATGAAAACCCCTTGCTGACGGCAACCCCAATCCTGGATTTTGGCGCGGCCCCTATCGCGCAGTTAATTGATGGAAGGGGCTGGCGCGATCTGTCCGATACCGACAAAATCGGAGCTGTCTATGACTTTGTGCGCAACGAAATCGCCTTCGGATACAACCGCGCCGACGACATTCCAGCGTCCGAGGTGCTGTCCGATGGCTATGGTCAGTGTAACACCAAGGGCACGCTCCTTATGGCGCTCCTTCGGGGTGTAGGCATAAAGTGCAGGATCCACGGGTTCACGATCCACAAGGGCCTTCAGCGCGGCGTTGTGCCGGAACTAGTCTACCCAATTGCACCGGAAGAGATCCTACACTCGTGGATCGAGGTCGAACTGGACGGCAGATGGATCAACCTGGAAGGCTTCATTCTTGACAGCGCATTTCTGAAGATTCTGCAATCTTCGTTTGCCGACCGCGAGAACCTGTGCGGTTTCGGCGCGGGAACGGATTGCCTGAGCGCGCCGCCCGTCGAATGGAACGGCCAGGACACCTACATTCAGGAAACCGGGATCGTTCAGGATTTTGGAACTTTCGACACGCCCGACGTCTTCTATGCAGAACATGAGCAGAAGTTCGGTCGTCTGCGCGGTTGGCTCTATCGCAACATCATCCGGCATTGGATGAACGCCCGCGTGCGAGCCTTCCGCGCGGGCCGTCTGAAACCCGACGCGTCCGTTGCGCACCAGCATGAGGGAGAGACCCATGCCGCATGA